DNA sequence from the Desulfovibrio litoralis DSM 11393 genome:
TTAAATTCCAAGCTTTTTTATAGTCTTTTTTCTTAAATTTGACCCAAGCAAAAGAGTCAATTATATGAGGGTTATCGGGTGCTTGAGCATAGGCTCTTTCAAGTAGCTGGGCGGCCCTGTCCAAGTCTTTACCTTGTTCAGTCAGGGTATAGCCGACATAGTTTAAAGCACCTGCAAAAAATGGAAATTCTTTAACCAGTTCTTCCATTACTGCCAACGATTCATCAGAACGCCCCATTTCTTCCAAAACCGCTCCGTAAGAATAACGCAATTCCACATCTTTTGGAAAATCTTTAAGAGCTTTATTTAAAAGATCAAGAGCTTTTTGATATTCCTTATCGCTGATATACATATCAGTTTTGATTTTTAAAAAATATAAATTATTCGGCGTTTCTTTAATGGAGTTATCCAAAAATGCGATTGCTTCTTGTTTTTTGCCTTGATTAAGCAGAATATAAACAATCAAGTTGACGCTACCCTGATAAAACCTACTGTTTTGAGGAATAAGTTTTAAATATTTTAAGGCTGTATCGGCATCTTTTTTAGATTCATAGACAAGAGCCCCGAGTAAATAGTTTGCGTCTATTTTACGCACGGGAATTTCAAGAGCTTGTTTTGAATTTTCTTTGTTTTGCTGATTGCTTTGTTCAAAATTCAGCTTTACAGACATCTCGTCATTTTGTTCTTTTGAATCATACTTTCCGCTTAAAATGTTTTTCAACAAAAGCTCTGCCTGTTCATATTGTTTATTGGCATACATAACACTGGCAACATCTAATAAAAACTCAACATTTTGCACAGAACCGTCTAAAACGCTATTAACGCCTTTAAAGTCATTCGCCTGTAGTAAGTCATAAATTAACGCCCCGTGATACTTATCGTTATCCGGATCAAAATCAAAAACTTTTTTTCTCATCTCGGCGGCTTTATTCCAACGTTCTTGCTTTTCATATAAAGCTGCCAATGCCAAATAAGCTTGTTCAAAACTCGGAGCTTTTTCTACTGAACTTAAAAAAGATTTTTCCGCTTCATTAATTTTTGACTGGGCAAAAAGGGCTTGCCCAAGATAATAGTCTAACAAAGGACCACGTTGTGAAATTTTGCGGATATATTGTTCGGCTTCCGAATTAAACCCCGATAACAAATAAAGCCTTGCTATCTCTTGTTGCAATTCTTTTTCTGTTCTAATTTGTTCTTGTTTATCAGCCTTTTTATTTTTCAACTCAGCTTTATTTTTATTATTTTTTTGATAATTCAATAATATGGCCAAAGCATCTTGATAACGTTTTTCTTGAGTATAAATCTCTGCCAATAAATAATTTAAACGCTCGTCAAACGGAGCTTTTTTTAAACCGGAAAGGGCAATATCTTTAGCCTCGGCTACTTGTCCGTTTATCAACAACACAACAGCGACTTCTCCCAGTATATCAGGGGTTGGGTTAAGTTCAGATAAGGTTCTTGCCGCACTCAGGGCATCTTCCGTATTTTTTTCTGTTGTAGCACTAAACAACTTAAGTAATTGATATATTCTTTCTGAATCTTGCGACAACTTCCAATCAACCGGCGGACGTAAAGTAGCACTTGTTGAGTTTGTAGAGCTTATTGCACAAGAAGAACAAACAAAAACTGTACAGAGCAAAGTAAAGCAAAGATAACAGAAAACGGACACACGTCTCATTATAATAAAAATTCCCTTTAATAACGGAATATTAAGTTTAAAGTTCATATCAATCCTTATAAGTAACTAAAAAAAATTATTCAACTATCCAACTTTCAGAAAAATCTTGTATATCTTTTGTTAAAAACTCTTTAAGTTTTTGCAATAAACGCGTTTCGATTTGCCTTACTCTTTCACGAGTAATATTATAACGCTCTCCTATTTCTCTGAGCGTAACCGGGTCATCGGACAATAGCCTTTCGTTTAAAATACATACTTCTTTTTCGGATAAAAACGGTAAAATATCAGACAACTTATCTCGTATTATCAAAGATATTTCATGCGTTGCTATACTGTCTTCAACCCCAGGTCCAAGAGCGGGCAAAAAGTCTATGCGGCTGGCACCTTCTCCGTCTTGACTCACGGTTAAATCAAGAGAAGAATCTTGCGAATCCAAGCGTTGTTCCATATCAACAATCTCTTCTTTGCTTACGTTTAAGTGTTTCGCAAGCATTTCGCTATCAGGGTTAAAACCAAGAGCAATGAGCTTTTGTTTTTCTCTGTTGAGATTATAAAAAAGTTTTCGCTGGGCCTGGGTCGTACCGATTTTAACCATACGCCAGTTATCCATGATAAACTTTAAAATAAAAGCTTTAATCCAAAACGAGGCATAATATGAAAACTTTATACCTTTTTCAGGGTCAAATTTATTAACGGCACGAATAAGACCGACATTTCCTTCTTGAATTAAATCAAGGACATTTTGCATCCAACGCCTTTGAAATTCCATAGCAATTTTAACAACCAAACGTAGATGGGCGGAAATTAACCTAAACGCAGCCTCTTGATCATTGTTTAAAGCTCGTCTTGCGAGTTCTTGCTCCTCGTCCGGGTGAATCAAAGGAAACTTGCTAATTGCCTGAATATAGGCATTTAAAGCATCACGCATGATCGGGCTTGCCACAAGGCGAACAGCGGGCAAGACGGCTTCGTCTCCCTCCAAATCAGAAGGAAAGCTTAATAGATCAACGCTCGGGTCAAGGTCGCTTAACTCTAAACCGCTGTCTAACTCTACCTCATCATCGTTTTCTTCGCTCTCTTCCAAAAGTTCAGGCTCGATAATGCCAGATTTTTCTTGTTTTTCCGAAGTGTTAGGCAAAGATTTTGACAAGAGTGGAGCCTCAACCTGAGCTTTCTTTCTTTTTTTATCTTTGGCTTTATAAGCCTCATTTTCAGGCACATCGCTTTTATCAATATCAAGTAACGGCTCGACTTTAGCCTTGCTTGTTTTATTGTCTTGCTTTCTTTTCTCTGACCCAGGCTTTGTCAAAAGCGGTTTAACATTTTCTTTAGAAACTTTTTGAGAAGCTTTTGGTAAATCAGGCAAAATATCAACCGCTACAGTCGTTTTTTGGCTCTTTTTTGTTTTTTGGGCTTTTGGTATTTTATTTTCCGCTACAGCTGGAACAATCGACTGTTTTGTCATATCACGTCCTTACCCGTGCTTAAAAAATGCACTTAGTAATTTATACAAGCTTGAGTCATTAAGGATTAAAGCAAATTAGAAACAATAATATTCTCATTCCACAATATAAACAATATCTTGAAAATATTTTTAAACCATTATACTGAAAATGCTTGATCATATCTTGATAAAATGCTTAAAACTTATTTATATTACAACTTTTCACGACATATTTCAATGTTTTTAATCACTAACTAATTGCAACCAAGAAGTATGAAGGTTGTACATAAAGAATATCAATTATAAGTCGACTAATTCATAATATTATATTACAATAAAACTAACTGATATAAAATCTGTTTAGAAAGGAATAATACTACAATGTATAACCAAATCAGCCAAGACGAATTAATGGCAACAAAAAATACTTTTCCTTTAAGTTATTCCATATTCCGCTCATACTTCATAATAGCCGTATTAATTATACTTGTTGTCGGTGGTGTGGCTTTTTATGCCAACCAAGAACATAAAACACAAACTATTAAAAATAATGGTCTTACACAATTGCATATTGCAAATAAATTTTTGCAAACCAAACTGGAATATCGAAAACAAGACCTTGCAAAAATTATTAACGTAACACAACAAAGCAAAGAAAAATATTCTCAATTACAAAGAGAGCTTGATTCTCGTGTAAAGTTTTTAAATACAAGCTATATAGAGCTTGTTGATCAAAACGGAAAAAAAACAATCTTTGCCGGAGAAATACCCGATATAACTTCAGCATTAACCAATCAAGCCGTTTCCACTACTCCAAAAGTCTTGGAACAAATGAAAAACGCCCAAGATATTGTTGATATAGTCAGCATAAATAACCAAAATTATTTTCAAGTAGCACAGCCGATTAAACTCGACAAAACAGGTAACGCCACTAACTATTTGTTTATTTATGAAAAAATATCTCCGGAATTGCTCTATACTTTGGAAAAACTCACAGATGTAAAAGTAAACGTAATGACGCCGGAAGCATTTAACGGTAGCTATCAAGCAAATACAACAACAAACTCAAACCAAACCACCACGAGCCAACTGCCTTTTGCATTACCAATAAACATTCCTCAAACAATTGTTTCGAGTAATTTACCAATACAGCTTATCGAAAAAGATGCCGACGGCGTTCAAGTAATGGTCAATTACGGCCCTGTTTTCAACGACAACAAAAATATTATCGGCTATTTGGTAACTTATGATTATAATTTAACACCAAACGAAGCACCGTTTTTTATCTTGTTTTTAAGTATTGCCACAGCTTTAGCTTTTATCGTCATTCTAATCGGAGCTTATAATACACGAAAAGTAAACACCCCGCTAAACGCAATTCATAACGCTTGTGCCAAAGTTTTAGTCGGTACAATTGATTCACTTGAAGGAATAACAAAAGCCTGGGAAACCTATCAAGGGCAAAAACGCCTTGGTGCTATTTACTATCAAATACAAAACGTAATCGCTCTGGTTGGACAGCTAAAACAAAAGATAGAAAATTCCTCTCGAGAAAAAAATGCTTTACTCTTAGATTTTACTGAAAGTAAAGACATCATACAAAAATTAACCCACGATAAAGACCTCGCCGAACAAAACTATGAACAAATCTTTGATGATGCACCGCAAGGGTTGTTCCATATTAATGCCAATGGAGAACTTATTAGGGTTAATAAAAGCTTTTCGGCTTTGTTAGGTTACGACAACCCCGAACAGTTGATCTCAGAAACTCAATCGCTTAGTCGCCATCTTTATTCAGGGATCAAAGAGTGGGAATTAATAAGAACCAATCTTCAAAACACTTCTCTTTATATTAATACGATTAACTTGTTGCGTAAAAATCAAGAGCCTATACACGTTAATATAATTATTAAAATTAAAGGGCAAAACAGTACAAATAACCAAACTGTTTACGAAGGTTCGATTACTGACCTTTCTGAAAAAATGCGTATGCGTGAGTTAGAAAACAAATGTAAAGTAGCAGACTCGGCAAGCACGGCAAAAAGCCAGTTTTTAGCACGCATGAGCCATGAAATAAGAACGCCGCTTAACGCTATTATCGGAATGGCTGAGCTTTTGTCTGAAACAAGGCTAAACGAGGAACAAACAGAATACAACTCTATTTTAAAAAATGCCGGAACCAATCTTTTAGGTGTAATTAATGAAATTCTTGACTTTTCCAAAATAGAATCAGGAAAACTGCAACTTGAAAAAATAGCCGTAGACCTAAAAGAATTAATAAAAGACATACAACAACAATTTAGCCTCCTCACAAGCAATAAAGGTCTTAACTTTATTGTTAATATTGACCCAAATCTACCACAAAAAGTGGCTTGCGACCCTTTAAGATTAAGACAAATTATTAACAATCTTTTGGCAAACGCCCTAAAATTTACTAGCGTTGGCAATATTACCCTTGACGTTAAACTCGACACAAATGCACCAAAAGAAATCGGTGCAAGTACGGTTATCTTTACGATCTCAGATACGGGAATAGGAATTCCGCAAAACAGACAGGCTCAAGTATTTGAAGACTTTACCCAAGCCGATGCCTCAACCGCAAGACAATTTGGCGGTTCAGGGCTTGGTTTGTCTATTTGTAAAATTCTAATTGATATGATGGGCGGAAACATTTCGCTTAGTAGCGAAGAACAAAAAGGAACTTGCATTCAGGTGGTCTTACGCTTGGAAAATCTTC
Encoded proteins:
- a CDS encoding tetratricopeptide repeat protein, translated to MNFKLNIPLLKGIFIIMRRVSVFCYLCFTLLCTVFVCSSCAISSTNSTSATLRPPVDWKLSQDSERIYQLLKLFSATTEKNTEDALSAARTLSELNPTPDILGEVAVVLLINGQVAEAKDIALSGLKKAPFDERLNYLLAEIYTQEKRYQDALAILLNYQKNNKNKAELKNKKADKQEQIRTEKELQQEIARLYLLSGFNSEAEQYIRKISQRGPLLDYYLGQALFAQSKINEAEKSFLSSVEKAPSFEQAYLALAALYEKQERWNKAAEMRKKVFDFDPDNDKYHGALIYDLLQANDFKGVNSVLDGSVQNVEFLLDVASVMYANKQYEQAELLLKNILSGKYDSKEQNDEMSVKLNFEQSNQQNKENSKQALEIPVRKIDANYLLGALVYESKKDADTALKYLKLIPQNSRFYQGSVNLIVYILLNQGKKQEAIAFLDNSIKETPNNLYFLKIKTDMYISDKEYQKALDLLNKALKDFPKDVELRYSYGAVLEEMGRSDESLAVMEELVKEFPFFAGALNYVGYTLTEQGKDLDRAAQLLERAYAQAPDNPHIIDSFAWVKFKKKDYKKAWNLIKRAVELSGKDAVESVIWEHYGMIAEAMGDKKEALKGYKSALEAKHEKPEFIQQKIDNLKKKP
- a CDS encoding sigma-70 family RNA polymerase sigma factor; the protein is MTKQSIVPAVAENKIPKAQKTKKSQKTTVAVDILPDLPKASQKVSKENVKPLLTKPGSEKRKQDNKTSKAKVEPLLDIDKSDVPENEAYKAKDKKRKKAQVEAPLLSKSLPNTSEKQEKSGIIEPELLEESEENDDEVELDSGLELSDLDPSVDLLSFPSDLEGDEAVLPAVRLVASPIMRDALNAYIQAISKFPLIHPDEEQELARRALNNDQEAAFRLISAHLRLVVKIAMEFQRRWMQNVLDLIQEGNVGLIRAVNKFDPEKGIKFSYYASFWIKAFILKFIMDNWRMVKIGTTQAQRKLFYNLNREKQKLIALGFNPDSEMLAKHLNVSKEEIVDMEQRLDSQDSSLDLTVSQDGEGASRIDFLPALGPGVEDSIATHEISLIIRDKLSDILPFLSEKEVCILNERLLSDDPVTLREIGERYNITRERVRQIETRLLQKLKEFLTKDIQDFSESWIVE
- a CDS encoding ATP-binding protein, translating into MYNQISQDELMATKNTFPLSYSIFRSYFIIAVLIILVVGGVAFYANQEHKTQTIKNNGLTQLHIANKFLQTKLEYRKQDLAKIINVTQQSKEKYSQLQRELDSRVKFLNTSYIELVDQNGKKTIFAGEIPDITSALTNQAVSTTPKVLEQMKNAQDIVDIVSINNQNYFQVAQPIKLDKTGNATNYLFIYEKISPELLYTLEKLTDVKVNVMTPEAFNGSYQANTTTNSNQTTTSQLPFALPINIPQTIVSSNLPIQLIEKDADGVQVMVNYGPVFNDNKNIIGYLVTYDYNLTPNEAPFFILFLSIATALAFIVILIGAYNTRKVNTPLNAIHNACAKVLVGTIDSLEGITKAWETYQGQKRLGAIYYQIQNVIALVGQLKQKIENSSREKNALLLDFTESKDIIQKLTHDKDLAEQNYEQIFDDAPQGLFHINANGELIRVNKSFSALLGYDNPEQLISETQSLSRHLYSGIKEWELIRTNLQNTSLYINTINLLRKNQEPIHVNIIIKIKGQNSTNNQTVYEGSITDLSEKMRMRELENKCKVADSASTAKSQFLARMSHEIRTPLNAIIGMAELLSETRLNEEQTEYNSILKNAGTNLLGVINEILDFSKIESGKLQLEKIAVDLKELIKDIQQQFSLLTSNKGLNFIVNIDPNLPQKVACDPLRLRQIINNLLANALKFTSVGNITLDVKLDTNAPKEIGASTVIFTISDTGIGIPQNRQAQVFEDFTQADASTARQFGGSGLGLSICKILIDMMGGNISLSSEEQKGTCIQVVLRLENLPDTLEDGSKMIPELALQNTNENKYSSNIQTEVTQTIGVPINTLASPNIPPSNSASNFDQQPQIRYETPPLKQEAKLPEYLASLFTADTDFNTDYGQTAATERTAPLKILHVEDNLNNRQIFSLYLRSTNHMLVEAHNGAEAIEAFKHHTFDVIFMDIEMPIMDGYQATRILRAMEQEQGLPQTPILAITAHVLPEARERMFMAGCNDFIPKPYHKAEILKMIDKYSSYKQQ